A part of Acidimicrobiales bacterium genomic DNA contains:
- a CDS encoding cell wall-binding repeat-containing protein: MAELGARGGRRILGGVLAVVVAVAAIVVFAGTASAAAGSVRFSLSSLTVSEGQGLVSIGVQRDGGTDAFSVDHVVTGGTAVSGTDFTGGNGTLGFANGENTRSFNVNILDDGIVGSSRTIVIRLQNAGAASIAAPIQITITILDNDVSTIEFQSVCYPVVKPILPANGTVNVVVERAGATGGTATVAYTITPVTAGPGDYTAAPAAGILTFGPGVASVFVPGITILGTAGLTGAPNVSFDVTLSSPTNASLGNRTAASVTIQNNQVTAASNGTFSFSCRRYEASEGAGSVAIGVDRATGDSGVATVSYGTSNGSAVAGVDYVAIAPPLQMAPNWLNGEGPAGGRTKTFTVGLIPNAIPEAVRSFNVNLSAPTGGAAIAGDTTAIVSIIDDDVSLVALSATGYAVNANGGSVTITAVRPVGGPAVTVTYGTADGSALAGRDYTAVSGSLNFGAGQTSRTFSVPILNDGASGDRTFQVFIAGGAVGTPSQATVTIRPSAVTTTTTAPATGAIRVADTDRIGTAIEASMVAFPVNGTATVAILARADLFPDALAGTPLSKAKGGPLLLTSSTVLDASVQTELARVLPTGRTVYVLGGTAAIGQAIVDRLVALGYNVVRLGGPNRYDTAVTISRDGLGTPRAYLLASGLDFPDALSAGAAAAQQGAGVLLTAGSTLPAATQAYLATVAGAPLTAIGGPAAAAVPSATPVVGADRYDTAVRTAQRFFTAPARVAVASGVAFPDGLSGGALASLKSGPLLLTDPSTLPTVVRSYLEATSSITTAYVMGGTAAISAAVQNAVAAAIA, translated from the coding sequence AGCGAGACGGCGGCACCGACGCGTTCTCGGTCGACCACGTGGTCACGGGCGGCACCGCGGTGAGCGGCACCGACTTCACCGGCGGCAACGGCACGCTGGGCTTCGCGAACGGCGAGAACACGCGGTCGTTCAACGTGAACATCCTCGACGACGGCATCGTGGGGAGCTCCCGCACGATCGTGATCCGGCTCCAGAACGCGGGGGCGGCCTCCATCGCGGCCCCGATCCAGATCACGATCACGATCCTCGACAACGACGTGTCGACCATCGAGTTCCAGTCGGTCTGCTACCCGGTCGTCAAGCCGATCCTGCCGGCGAACGGAACGGTGAACGTGGTGGTCGAGCGGGCCGGGGCCACCGGCGGCACGGCCACGGTCGCCTACACCATCACGCCGGTCACCGCCGGCCCGGGCGACTACACGGCCGCGCCGGCCGCGGGCATCCTCACGTTCGGTCCCGGTGTCGCCTCCGTTTTCGTCCCCGGCATCACGATCCTCGGCACGGCGGGTCTCACCGGTGCGCCCAACGTGTCGTTCGACGTCACCCTGTCGTCGCCCACCAACGCGTCCCTCGGCAACCGCACCGCCGCCTCCGTGACCATCCAGAACAACCAGGTCACCGCAGCCAGCAACGGGACGTTCTCGTTCTCGTGCCGACGCTACGAGGCCTCGGAGGGCGCGGGCAGCGTGGCCATCGGGGTCGACCGCGCGACCGGTGACAGCGGGGTGGCCACCGTCTCCTACGGCACGTCCAACGGCAGCGCCGTCGCCGGCGTCGACTACGTGGCCATCGCCCCGCCCCTTCAGATGGCGCCGAACTGGCTCAACGGTGAGGGCCCCGCTGGTGGGCGCACCAAGACCTTCACAGTCGGCCTGATCCCCAACGCCATCCCGGAGGCGGTGCGCTCGTTCAACGTGAACCTGAGCGCGCCCACCGGTGGTGCGGCCATCGCCGGCGACACCACGGCCATCGTGTCGATCATCGACGACGACGTGTCCCTGGTGGCGCTGTCGGCCACCGGCTACGCGGTCAACGCCAACGGAGGCAGCGTCACCATCACGGCGGTGCGCCCCGTCGGCGGCCCTGCCGTCACGGTCACGTACGGCACCGCCGACGGGTCGGCCCTCGCCGGTCGCGACTACACCGCGGTGTCCGGCTCGCTCAACTTCGGCGCCGGGCAGACGTCGCGGACCTTCTCGGTCCCGATCCTGAACGACGGCGCGTCGGGCGACCGCACGTTCCAGGTGTTCATCGCCGGCGGCGCGGTCGGCACCCCGTCCCAGGCCACGGTCACGATCCGGCCGTCGGCGGTCACCACCACGACGACCGCCCCGGCCACCGGGGCGATCCGCGTGGCCGACACCGACCGGATCGGCACGGCCATCGAGGCGTCGATGGTGGCCTTCCCGGTGAACGGCACGGCCACGGTGGCGATCCTGGCCCGGGCCGACCTGTTCCCCGACGCCCTGGCCGGCACCCCCCTGTCCAAGGCCAAGGGGGGCCCGCTGCTGCTCACCTCGAGCACGGTGCTCGACGCGTCGGTGCAGACCGAGCTCGCGCGGGTGCTGCCCACCGGCCGCACCGTGTACGTGCTCGGGGGCACTGCGGCCATCGGCCAGGCCATCGTGGATCGCCTGGTCGCCCTCGGCTACAACGTGGTGCGCCTGGGCGGGCCCAACCGCTACGACACCGCCGTGACCATCAGCCGTGACGGGCTGGGCACGCCCCGGGCGTACCTGCTCGCCAGCGGGCTCGACTTCCCCGACGCCCTGAGCGCCGGTGCGGCCGCGGCCCAGCAGGGTGCCGGCGTGCTGCTCACGGCCGGCAGCACCCTCCCGGCCGCGACGCAGGCCTACCTGGCCACCGTGGCCGGCGCACCGCTCACCGCCATCGGCGGCCCGGCGGCGGCAGCCGTCCCCTCGGCCACCCCGGTGGTGGGCGCCGACCGCTACGACACGGCGGTGCGCACCGCCCAGCGGTTCTTCACCGCTCCCGCCCGCGTGGCCGTGGCCAGCGGCGTGGCCTTCCCGGACGGGCTCTCGGGCGGCGCGCTGGCGTCGCTGAAGAGCGGGCCCCTGCTGCTCACCGACCCGAGCACGCTGCCCACCGTGGTCCGCTCGTACCTCGAGGCCACGTCCTCCATCACCACCGCGTACGTCATGGGCGGCACCGCCGCCATCAGCGCCGCCGTGCAGAACGCGGTGGCGGCGGCCATCGCGTAG
- a CDS encoding cell wall-binding repeat-containing protein, whose protein sequence is MRRLRAALGACCVGLTLAATLIGAAAAPAAAAVIDPGPVRPLVFPVVGEVWFEDWFTAPRANGPHHAQDLMGDKMQPLVAVADGEITRMPLPEPAYGYLLELTADDGWVYRYLHINNDTPGTDDGAAPLDDVFGPGIEVGAHVVAGQLLAYLGDSGNAEDVGPHLHFEMEDPDGNVVNPYQSLLAAEHLDAPVEVPGLTATGGGATGSAPAGSAALPRLAGSDRIGTSVAVSQRAWPAGAAEAVLVRGDRYAEALPASVLAGTRDAPLLLVGDGGLATTVRSELSRLAPRRVTLVGSVPTAVEGDLRAQGYQVERIGGAGDAVGTAVAVAHAVGAGDGTVVLVNGDRFADGVSAAGLAASRGWPILLSGDRIIPQESVDAWRALGASRVVLVGGTAVLGDNILHFVPGGARLAGADRYATSVAVAEQIVAADRSVLGHVHLATGTAFPDSLTAGALAARTHGLVLLVDGSAAGADDETHAFLAARAGEVGEVEVLGGPAAVSAAAVQDLALSVRRG, encoded by the coding sequence ATGCGCCGTCTTCGCGCCGCGCTCGGCGCGTGCTGCGTCGGGCTGACCCTGGCCGCCACCCTGATCGGGGCCGCCGCCGCACCGGCCGCGGCCGCCGTGATCGACCCGGGCCCCGTACGCCCCCTGGTCTTCCCGGTCGTCGGCGAGGTCTGGTTCGAGGACTGGTTCACCGCCCCGCGCGCCAACGGCCCCCACCACGCCCAGGACCTGATGGGCGACAAGATGCAGCCGCTCGTCGCCGTCGCCGACGGCGAGATCACCCGCATGCCGCTGCCCGAGCCCGCGTACGGCTACCTGCTCGAGCTCACCGCCGACGACGGCTGGGTGTACCGCTACCTCCACATCAACAACGACACGCCCGGCACCGACGACGGGGCCGCGCCGCTCGACGACGTGTTCGGACCAGGGATCGAGGTCGGCGCCCACGTGGTCGCCGGCCAGCTGCTGGCGTACCTGGGTGACAGCGGCAACGCCGAGGACGTCGGCCCGCACCTCCACTTCGAGATGGAGGACCCGGACGGCAACGTCGTGAACCCGTACCAGTCGCTGCTCGCCGCCGAGCACCTCGACGCCCCGGTCGAGGTCCCGGGCCTGACGGCCACCGGCGGCGGCGCGACCGGCAGCGCCCCAGCCGGATCCGCCGCCCTCCCCCGGCTGGCCGGCAGCGACCGGATCGGCACCTCGGTGGCAGTGTCCCAGCGGGCCTGGCCCGCCGGTGCCGCCGAGGCCGTCCTGGTCCGGGGCGACCGCTACGCCGAAGCCCTCCCGGCGTCGGTGCTGGCCGGCACCCGTGACGCCCCCCTGCTCCTCGTGGGTGACGGCGGCCTCGCCACGACCGTCCGCAGCGAGCTGTCGCGGCTGGCCCCCCGGCGGGTGACCCTCGTGGGGAGCGTACCCACCGCCGTCGAGGGCGACCTGCGCGCGCAGGGCTACCAGGTCGAGCGCATCGGCGGGGCCGGCGACGCGGTGGGGACCGCCGTCGCGGTGGCCCACGCGGTCGGTGCCGGCGACGGCACGGTGGTGCTGGTGAACGGCGATCGCTTCGCCGACGGCGTCTCCGCCGCCGGGCTCGCGGCCTCGCGAGGCTGGCCGATCCTGCTCTCGGGCGACCGGATCATCCCCCAGGAGTCGGTCGACGCCTGGCGCGCCCTGGGCGCCAGCCGGGTGGTGCTCGTGGGCGGCACCGCCGTGCTCGGCGACAACATCCTGCACTTCGTGCCGGGGGGAGCGCGTCTGGCCGGCGCCGACCGCTACGCCACGTCGGTGGCGGTGGCCGAGCAGATCGTGGCCGCCGACCGGTCGGTGCTCGGCCACGTCCACCTGGCCACCGGCACCGCCTTCCCCGACAGCCTCACCGCCGGCGCCCTCGCGGCCCGCACCCACGGGCTCGTGCTCCTGGTCGACGGCAGCGCGGCCGGCGCGGACGACGAGACCCACGCCTTCCTGGCGGCCCGTGCCGGCGAGGTGGGCGAGGTCGAGGTGCTGGGTGGGCCGGCCGCGGTGAGCGCCGCCGCCGTGCAGGACCTGGCCCTCAGCGTGCGTCGGGGCTGA
- a CDS encoding DUF47 family protein, with protein MKRWFLPHTPDVLALLRGQADITLTGLEAFVAWSEGHLENAQRLRDAEHRADEARRHLQAELRAAFSTPIDAEDVYVLSERLDAVINGAKDAVREAEVMGMDPDPALADMAGQVLEGTRHLAAAFDALLVDADRATAEADAAIKATRRLERTYRKAMSALLAEEELRVVIAQRELYRRYARLGEGVEAVAERVWYAVVKEG; from the coding sequence GTGAAGCGCTGGTTCCTGCCCCACACGCCCGACGTGCTCGCCCTGTTGCGAGGCCAGGCCGACATCACCCTCACCGGCCTCGAGGCGTTCGTCGCCTGGTCCGAGGGCCACCTCGAGAACGCCCAGCGTCTCCGCGACGCCGAGCACCGGGCGGACGAGGCCCGCCGGCACCTGCAGGCCGAGCTGCGGGCCGCCTTCAGCACCCCCATCGACGCCGAGGACGTCTACGTCCTGTCGGAGCGGCTCGACGCCGTGATCAACGGGGCCAAGGACGCGGTGCGCGAGGCCGAGGTGATGGGGATGGACCCCGACCCCGCCCTGGCCGACATGGCCGGCCAGGTCCTCGAGGGCACCCGCCACCTGGCGGCCGCCTTCGACGCCCTGCTGGTCGACGCCGACCGGGCCACGGCCGAGGCCGACGCCGCCATCAAGGCCACCCGGCGCCTGGAGCGGACGTACCGCAAGGCCATGTCGGCCCTGCTGGCCGAGGAGGAGCTGCGGGTGGTGATCGCCCAGCGGGAGCTCTACCGGCGCTACGCTCGCCTCGGCGAGGGGGTCGAGGCGGTCGCCGAGCGCGTCTGGTACGCCGTGGTCAAGGAGGGCTAG